A single genomic interval of Zingiber officinale cultivar Zhangliang chromosome 4A, Zo_v1.1, whole genome shotgun sequence harbors:
- the LOC121970089 gene encoding uncharacterized protein LOC121970089 isoform X9, whose protein sequence is MAIAGGITPRSGFGPLLFKPSTVSIPIYQLWKTNSFNVGQAMIKSILGSKLICASLRSNDHPRLSYGGDFDNEPFWKTMVKDIAWSLKSVAVFLAEQPSQIKYIEWPTFQSTLRTAMLTLVLVAVLIVALSSVDSCLSYILALLLRRAA, encoded by the exons ATGGCAATTGCTGGCGGCATCACACCTCGTTCAGGTTTTG GTCCACTTTTGTTCAAGCCTTCCACTGTGTCAATTCCAATTTACCAGCTGTGGAAGACCAATTCATTT AACGTTGGACAAGCTATGATAAAATCAATTTTGGGTTCTAAGCTCATATGTGCATCATTAAGAAGTAATGACCATCCTAGATTATCTTATGGAGGTGATTTTGACAATGAACCATTTTGGAAGACTATGGTGAAGGATATTGCATG GAGTTTGAAATCTGTAGCAGTATTCTTAGCTGAACAGCCTAGTCAGATAAAGTACATAGAGTGGCCAACATTTCAAAGCACG TTGAGGACAGCTATGCTTACCCTTGTTCTTGTGGCTGTGCTCATTGTTGCTCTATCTTCTGTTGACTCGTGTCTCTCTTATATTTTGGCCTTGCTGCTCAGAAGAGCTGCCTAG
- the LOC121970089 gene encoding uncharacterized protein LOC121970089 isoform X3 codes for MVTSNIFNYVCWTFGALKMAIAGGITPRSGPLLFKPSTVSIPIYQLWKTNSFNVGQAMIKSILGSKLICASLRSNDHPRLSYGGDFDNEPFWKTMVKDIAWSLKSVAVFLAEQPSQIKYIEWPTFQSTLRTAMLTLVLVAVLIVALSSVDSCLSYILALLLRRAA; via the exons ATGGTCACATCGAACATATTCAATTATGTTTGTTGGACTTTTGGTGCTTTG AAGATGGCAATTGCTGGCGGCATCACACCTCGTTCAG GTCCACTTTTGTTCAAGCCTTCCACTGTGTCAATTCCAATTTACCAGCTGTGGAAGACCAATTCATTT AACGTTGGACAAGCTATGATAAAATCAATTTTGGGTTCTAAGCTCATATGTGCATCATTAAGAAGTAATGACCATCCTAGATTATCTTATGGAGGTGATTTTGACAATGAACCATTTTGGAAGACTATGGTGAAGGATATTGCATG GAGTTTGAAATCTGTAGCAGTATTCTTAGCTGAACAGCCTAGTCAGATAAAGTACATAGAGTGGCCAACATTTCAAAGCACG TTGAGGACAGCTATGCTTACCCTTGTTCTTGTGGCTGTGCTCATTGTTGCTCTATCTTCTGTTGACTCGTGTCTCTCTTATATTTTGGCCTTGCTGCTCAGAAGAGCTGCCTAG
- the LOC121970089 gene encoding uncharacterized protein LOC121970089 isoform X2, with translation MVTSNIFNYVCWTFGALMAIAGGITPRSGFGPLLFKPSTVSIPIYQLWKTNSFNVGQAMIKSILGSKLICASLRSNDHPRLSYGGDFDNEPFWKTMVKDIAWSLKSVAVFLAEQPSQIKYIEWPTFQSTLRTAMLTLVLVAVLIVALSSVDSCLSYILALLLRRAA, from the exons ATGGTCACATCGAACATATTCAATTATGTTTGTTGGACTTTTGGTGCTTTG ATGGCAATTGCTGGCGGCATCACACCTCGTTCAGGTTTTG GTCCACTTTTGTTCAAGCCTTCCACTGTGTCAATTCCAATTTACCAGCTGTGGAAGACCAATTCATTT AACGTTGGACAAGCTATGATAAAATCAATTTTGGGTTCTAAGCTCATATGTGCATCATTAAGAAGTAATGACCATCCTAGATTATCTTATGGAGGTGATTTTGACAATGAACCATTTTGGAAGACTATGGTGAAGGATATTGCATG GAGTTTGAAATCTGTAGCAGTATTCTTAGCTGAACAGCCTAGTCAGATAAAGTACATAGAGTGGCCAACATTTCAAAGCACG TTGAGGACAGCTATGCTTACCCTTGTTCTTGTGGCTGTGCTCATTGTTGCTCTATCTTCTGTTGACTCGTGTCTCTCTTATATTTTGGCCTTGCTGCTCAGAAGAGCTGCCTAG
- the LOC121970089 gene encoding uncharacterized protein LOC121970089 isoform X7, producing MYTAMQGLEVAYKKMAIAGGITPRSGPLLFKPSTVSIPIYQLWKTNSFNVGQAMIKSILGSKLICASLRSNDHPRLSYGGDFDNEPFWKTMVKDIAWSLKSVAVFLAEQPSQIKYIEWPTFQSTLRTAMLTLVLVAVLIVALSSVDSCLSYILALLLRRAA from the exons ATGTATACTGCAATGCAAGGATTAGAAGTTGCTTATAAG AAGATGGCAATTGCTGGCGGCATCACACCTCGTTCAG GTCCACTTTTGTTCAAGCCTTCCACTGTGTCAATTCCAATTTACCAGCTGTGGAAGACCAATTCATTT AACGTTGGACAAGCTATGATAAAATCAATTTTGGGTTCTAAGCTCATATGTGCATCATTAAGAAGTAATGACCATCCTAGATTATCTTATGGAGGTGATTTTGACAATGAACCATTTTGGAAGACTATGGTGAAGGATATTGCATG GAGTTTGAAATCTGTAGCAGTATTCTTAGCTGAACAGCCTAGTCAGATAAAGTACATAGAGTGGCCAACATTTCAAAGCACG TTGAGGACAGCTATGCTTACCCTTGTTCTTGTGGCTGTGCTCATTGTTGCTCTATCTTCTGTTGACTCGTGTCTCTCTTATATTTTGGCCTTGCTGCTCAGAAGAGCTGCCTAG
- the LOC121970089 gene encoding uncharacterized protein LOC121970089 isoform X6 has product MYTAMQGLEVAYKMAIAGGITPRSGFGPLLFKPSTVSIPIYQLWKTNSFNVGQAMIKSILGSKLICASLRSNDHPRLSYGGDFDNEPFWKTMVKDIAWSLKSVAVFLAEQPSQIKYIEWPTFQSTLRTAMLTLVLVAVLIVALSSVDSCLSYILALLLRRAA; this is encoded by the exons ATGTATACTGCAATGCAAGGATTAGAAGTTGCTTATAAG ATGGCAATTGCTGGCGGCATCACACCTCGTTCAGGTTTTG GTCCACTTTTGTTCAAGCCTTCCACTGTGTCAATTCCAATTTACCAGCTGTGGAAGACCAATTCATTT AACGTTGGACAAGCTATGATAAAATCAATTTTGGGTTCTAAGCTCATATGTGCATCATTAAGAAGTAATGACCATCCTAGATTATCTTATGGAGGTGATTTTGACAATGAACCATTTTGGAAGACTATGGTGAAGGATATTGCATG GAGTTTGAAATCTGTAGCAGTATTCTTAGCTGAACAGCCTAGTCAGATAAAGTACATAGAGTGGCCAACATTTCAAAGCACG TTGAGGACAGCTATGCTTACCCTTGTTCTTGTGGCTGTGCTCATTGTTGCTCTATCTTCTGTTGACTCGTGTCTCTCTTATATTTTGGCCTTGCTGCTCAGAAGAGCTGCCTAG
- the LOC121970089 gene encoding uncharacterized protein LOC121970089 isoform X5, translating to MYTAMQGLEVAYKKMAIAGGITPRSGFGPLLFKPSTVSIPIYQLWKTNSFNVGQAMIKSILGSKLICASLRSNDHPRLSYGGDFDNEPFWKTMVKDIAWSLKSVAVFLAEQPSQIKYIEWPTFQSTLRTAMLTLVLVAVLIVALSSVDSCLSYILALLLRRAA from the exons ATGTATACTGCAATGCAAGGATTAGAAGTTGCTTATAAG AAGATGGCAATTGCTGGCGGCATCACACCTCGTTCAGGTTTTG GTCCACTTTTGTTCAAGCCTTCCACTGTGTCAATTCCAATTTACCAGCTGTGGAAGACCAATTCATTT AACGTTGGACAAGCTATGATAAAATCAATTTTGGGTTCTAAGCTCATATGTGCATCATTAAGAAGTAATGACCATCCTAGATTATCTTATGGAGGTGATTTTGACAATGAACCATTTTGGAAGACTATGGTGAAGGATATTGCATG GAGTTTGAAATCTGTAGCAGTATTCTTAGCTGAACAGCCTAGTCAGATAAAGTACATAGAGTGGCCAACATTTCAAAGCACG TTGAGGACAGCTATGCTTACCCTTGTTCTTGTGGCTGTGCTCATTGTTGCTCTATCTTCTGTTGACTCGTGTCTCTCTTATATTTTGGCCTTGCTGCTCAGAAGAGCTGCCTAG
- the LOC121970089 gene encoding uncharacterized protein LOC121970089 isoform X1: protein MVTSNIFNYVCWTFGALKMAIAGGITPRSGFGPLLFKPSTVSIPIYQLWKTNSFNVGQAMIKSILGSKLICASLRSNDHPRLSYGGDFDNEPFWKTMVKDIAWSLKSVAVFLAEQPSQIKYIEWPTFQSTLRTAMLTLVLVAVLIVALSSVDSCLSYILALLLRRAA, encoded by the exons ATGGTCACATCGAACATATTCAATTATGTTTGTTGGACTTTTGGTGCTTTG AAGATGGCAATTGCTGGCGGCATCACACCTCGTTCAGGTTTTG GTCCACTTTTGTTCAAGCCTTCCACTGTGTCAATTCCAATTTACCAGCTGTGGAAGACCAATTCATTT AACGTTGGACAAGCTATGATAAAATCAATTTTGGGTTCTAAGCTCATATGTGCATCATTAAGAAGTAATGACCATCCTAGATTATCTTATGGAGGTGATTTTGACAATGAACCATTTTGGAAGACTATGGTGAAGGATATTGCATG GAGTTTGAAATCTGTAGCAGTATTCTTAGCTGAACAGCCTAGTCAGATAAAGTACATAGAGTGGCCAACATTTCAAAGCACG TTGAGGACAGCTATGCTTACCCTTGTTCTTGTGGCTGTGCTCATTGTTGCTCTATCTTCTGTTGACTCGTGTCTCTCTTATATTTTGGCCTTGCTGCTCAGAAGAGCTGCCTAG
- the LOC121970089 gene encoding uncharacterized protein LOC121970089 isoform X8: MYTAMQGLEVAYKMAIAGGITPRSGPLLFKPSTVSIPIYQLWKTNSFNVGQAMIKSILGSKLICASLRSNDHPRLSYGGDFDNEPFWKTMVKDIAWSLKSVAVFLAEQPSQIKYIEWPTFQSTLRTAMLTLVLVAVLIVALSSVDSCLSYILALLLRRAA; encoded by the exons ATGTATACTGCAATGCAAGGATTAGAAGTTGCTTATAAG ATGGCAATTGCTGGCGGCATCACACCTCGTTCAG GTCCACTTTTGTTCAAGCCTTCCACTGTGTCAATTCCAATTTACCAGCTGTGGAAGACCAATTCATTT AACGTTGGACAAGCTATGATAAAATCAATTTTGGGTTCTAAGCTCATATGTGCATCATTAAGAAGTAATGACCATCCTAGATTATCTTATGGAGGTGATTTTGACAATGAACCATTTTGGAAGACTATGGTGAAGGATATTGCATG GAGTTTGAAATCTGTAGCAGTATTCTTAGCTGAACAGCCTAGTCAGATAAAGTACATAGAGTGGCCAACATTTCAAAGCACG TTGAGGACAGCTATGCTTACCCTTGTTCTTGTGGCTGTGCTCATTGTTGCTCTATCTTCTGTTGACTCGTGTCTCTCTTATATTTTGGCCTTGCTGCTCAGAAGAGCTGCCTAG
- the LOC121970089 gene encoding uncharacterized protein LOC121970089 isoform X4, which yields MVTSNIFNYVCWTFGALMAIAGGITPRSGPLLFKPSTVSIPIYQLWKTNSFNVGQAMIKSILGSKLICASLRSNDHPRLSYGGDFDNEPFWKTMVKDIAWSLKSVAVFLAEQPSQIKYIEWPTFQSTLRTAMLTLVLVAVLIVALSSVDSCLSYILALLLRRAA from the exons ATGGTCACATCGAACATATTCAATTATGTTTGTTGGACTTTTGGTGCTTTG ATGGCAATTGCTGGCGGCATCACACCTCGTTCAG GTCCACTTTTGTTCAAGCCTTCCACTGTGTCAATTCCAATTTACCAGCTGTGGAAGACCAATTCATTT AACGTTGGACAAGCTATGATAAAATCAATTTTGGGTTCTAAGCTCATATGTGCATCATTAAGAAGTAATGACCATCCTAGATTATCTTATGGAGGTGATTTTGACAATGAACCATTTTGGAAGACTATGGTGAAGGATATTGCATG GAGTTTGAAATCTGTAGCAGTATTCTTAGCTGAACAGCCTAGTCAGATAAAGTACATAGAGTGGCCAACATTTCAAAGCACG TTGAGGACAGCTATGCTTACCCTTGTTCTTGTGGCTGTGCTCATTGTTGCTCTATCTTCTGTTGACTCGTGTCTCTCTTATATTTTGGCCTTGCTGCTCAGAAGAGCTGCCTAG
- the LOC121970089 gene encoding uncharacterized protein LOC121970089 isoform X11, with translation MVTSNIFNYVCWTFGALKMAIAGGITPRSGFGPLLFKPSTVSIPIYQLWKTNSFNVGQAMIKSILGSKLICASLRSNDHPRLSYGGDFDNEPFWKTMVKDIAWSLKSVAVFLAEQPSQIKYIEWPTFQSTNFPMPSTSETW, from the exons ATGGTCACATCGAACATATTCAATTATGTTTGTTGGACTTTTGGTGCTTTG AAGATGGCAATTGCTGGCGGCATCACACCTCGTTCAGGTTTTG GTCCACTTTTGTTCAAGCCTTCCACTGTGTCAATTCCAATTTACCAGCTGTGGAAGACCAATTCATTT AACGTTGGACAAGCTATGATAAAATCAATTTTGGGTTCTAAGCTCATATGTGCATCATTAAGAAGTAATGACCATCCTAGATTATCTTATGGAGGTGATTTTGACAATGAACCATTTTGGAAGACTATGGTGAAGGATATTGCATG GAGTTTGAAATCTGTAGCAGTATTCTTAGCTGAACAGCCTAGTCAGATAAAGTACATAGAGTGGCCAACATTTCAAAGCACG AACTTTCCTATGCCATCGACATCAGAGACTTGGTAA
- the LOC121970089 gene encoding uncharacterized protein LOC121970089 isoform X10, producing the protein MAIAGGITPRSGPLLFKPSTVSIPIYQLWKTNSFNVGQAMIKSILGSKLICASLRSNDHPRLSYGGDFDNEPFWKTMVKDIAWSLKSVAVFLAEQPSQIKYIEWPTFQSTLRTAMLTLVLVAVLIVALSSVDSCLSYILALLLRRAA; encoded by the exons ATGGCAATTGCTGGCGGCATCACACCTCGTTCAG GTCCACTTTTGTTCAAGCCTTCCACTGTGTCAATTCCAATTTACCAGCTGTGGAAGACCAATTCATTT AACGTTGGACAAGCTATGATAAAATCAATTTTGGGTTCTAAGCTCATATGTGCATCATTAAGAAGTAATGACCATCCTAGATTATCTTATGGAGGTGATTTTGACAATGAACCATTTTGGAAGACTATGGTGAAGGATATTGCATG GAGTTTGAAATCTGTAGCAGTATTCTTAGCTGAACAGCCTAGTCAGATAAAGTACATAGAGTGGCCAACATTTCAAAGCACG TTGAGGACAGCTATGCTTACCCTTGTTCTTGTGGCTGTGCTCATTGTTGCTCTATCTTCTGTTGACTCGTGTCTCTCTTATATTTTGGCCTTGCTGCTCAGAAGAGCTGCCTAG